TCTTCATGGCGTCTCCTGATCGGTTATTGAGCGCTATGATGCGCGTCACGCCCGAGAACCTCTGTCAGCTACCCGACATCGCGTGCCCATGCCTTCTTCGCTCGCCCCGTACCTGCCGCAGATCGAAGCGAACCCGTGGTTCGCCGGGCTGCCGCCCGCGCTGCGCGCCGACCTGATCGCCCGCGCGACGCTGCGCCGCTTGCCGTCCGGCCACGCGCTGTTCCGGCGCGGCGACCCGCCGTGCGGGCTGTACGCGGTACTGGCCGGTTCACTCACGATAGGGGCGGTCGATCCGCAGGGCAAGGAAGCGCTGCTGACGGTGGCCGAGCCCGTCACGTGGTTCGGCGAGATCGCGTTGTTCGACGGCCAGCCGCGCACGCACGACGCCATCGCGCTCGACGACGCGCTGCTGCTGCACGTGCCCCAGGCCGCGCTGCTCGCGATCCTCGATACGACGCCGCAATACTGGCGGCAGTTCGCGCTGCTGATGGCGCAAAAGCTGCGCCTGAGCTTCCTGACCGTCGAGTCGATGAGCGTGATGCCGGCCGCGCAGCGGCTCGCCGCGCGGCTGCTGATGATCGCCGAAGGCTACGGCGGCATCAGCGCCGGGCGCACGCATATCCGGCTGTCGCAGGAAACGCTCGCGTCGATGCTGTCGCTGACGCGGCAGACCACCAACCAGTTGCTGAAGGCGTTGCAGGCCGACGGCGTGGTGCGGCTGCACGTCGGCGAGATCGAGCTCGTGGACATCGACGCATTGCGCCGCGCGAGCGGGCTCGGCGACGGCGCGTCCTGAACGCCGCGCAACGGCCTCGGCAGGCCTTTGTCGACGCTGCGCGCTGCCCCGCAGCCGCCGAGTTGCGCTATCGTGGCGACTCGTTCCGCCAGCCGCGCGCACCGCCTTGAACACGTCGACCCTCCCCGCCCCCGCCCGTCATCCGTGGCCCGTCTTCATCGCGTTCCTGCGGCTCGGGCTCACGTCGTTCGGCGGGCCGGTCGCGCATCTCGGCTACTTTCGCGCGGAATTCGTCACGCGGCGCGGCTGGCTCACCGAGCGCACCTATGCCGATCTGGTCGGGCTGTGCCAGTTCCTGCCGGGGCCGGCGAGCAGCCAGGTCGGGATGGCGATCGGTCTCGCGCGTGCCGGCTATGCCGGCATGTTCGCCGCGTGGCTCGGTTTCACGCTGCCGTCGGCGCTGCTGATGATGCTGTTCGCGCTCGGCGTTCACGCGACGGGCGCGCCGATCGAAGCCGGCGCGCTGCACGGGCTGCGCATCGTGTCGGTCGCGGTGATCGCGCAAGCCGTATGGGGCATGGCGCGCACGCTGTGCCCGGATGCGCGGCGCGTCACGCTGATGGCCGCGGCCGCCTGCGTCGCGCTGCTCGCGCCGGCCGCCTGGACGCAGGTCGCGGTGATCGTCGTGGCTGGTGCCGCCGGTCTCGTGCTGCTGCCGCAACCGGCGCGCGACGCGCACGAACCGTTGCCGCTGCACGTGTCGTCCCGCGCGGGCGTGCTGTGGCTTCTGCTGTTCGCAGCGCTGCTCGTCGCGCTGCCGTTCGCGGCCCGCGCGCTGCGCTCCGATACGCTCGCCGTCGTCGATGCGTTCTTCCGCACGGGTGCGCTCGTGTTCGGCGGCGGCCACGTGGTGCTGCCGCTGCTGCAGGCGGCCGTGGTCGCGCCCGGCTGGGTCGGCGATTCGGCGTTTCTCGCCGGATATGGCGTCGCGCAGGCCGTGCCGGGGCCGCTGTTCACGTTCTCGGCATTCCTCGGTGCGTCGCTGCGCGATGCGCCGAACGGCTGGCTCGGCGGCACGATCGCACTCGTGTCGATCTTCGCGCCGTCGTTCCTGCTCATCGCCGGCACCGCGCCGTTCTGGGAACGCCTGCGCCGCAGCGCGCACATGCAGGCCGCGCTCGCCGGCGTGAACGCGGCCGTCGTTGGGCTGCTGCTCGCCGCGCTCTATCATCCGGTCTGGACCGACACGATCGTCGCGCCGCGCGACCTGGCCGCCGCGCTGGTCGCCTTCGTCGCGCTGGTGTTCTGGCGCGTGCCGCCATGGGCCGTCGTGATCGCGAGCGCGGCGCTCGGCTGGCTGCTCGGCATCGCCGGCTGATCCGGCGGGCGCGGCACGTTCGGGCCGCGCAAAAACAAAAAGCCCTCGAAACGAGGGCTTTTTTCGATGCCGCGCGCCGTAGCGGCGCGCAGGCGCCGGACTTACGCGAAGTTCTTCGCTGCGAAGTCCCAGTTCACGATGTTCCAGTACGCTTCGACGAACTTCGGACGCGCGTTGCGGTAGTCGATGTAGTACGCGTGTTCCCACACGTCGATCGTCAGCAGTGCCTTGTCGGCGGTCGTCAGCGGCGTGGCTGCGTTGCTCGTCGACACGATGTCGAGCGAACCGTCGGCCTTCTTCACGAGCCATGCCCAGCCCGAACCGAACGTGCCGACCGCGGCCTTCGTGAACGCTTCCTTGAATGCGTCGTACGAACCCCACTTCGCATTGATCGCGTCGCCCAGCGCGCCCGTCGGTGCGCCGCCGCCGTTCGGCGACAGGCTGTTCCAGAAGAACGTGTGGTTCCAGACTTGCGCGGCGTTGTTGAAGATGCCGCCCGACGACTTCTTCACGATCTCTTCCAGCGGCAGGTTTTCGAATTCCGTGCCCGGGATCAGATTGTTCAGGTTCGTCACATATGCCTGATGGTGCTTGCCGTAGTGGTACTGGATCGTCTCGAGCGAGATGGTCGGCGCGAGTGCGTCTTCAGCGTACGGGAGCGGCGGGAGCGTATGAGCCATGGCGATTCCTTCGTTGAGTATGTAGGGAGGCTGTGTTGGATGCTGCCGAGCGTCCGATTGTAGGCGAGGACGAATAACCCCGCAAACTCACGGGCCATTTATCCGCGGTATGCGAAAAAGCGCTGCTGGCGCGACGTCCGGCAGGACGAACCGGACGATGCGCAGCATTCGTGCCCGGCCGCGCCGCATGCGTTGCGACGATCCTCGCGTGTCGCGCGCGTCGCTTCTTGCGTCAGATCGTATCGGTCAGCCGCGGCTGCACGTCGGCGAGCGACACGTCGGCCGAGCCTTCGGCGAGATGCACGGTCAGGCGCCGCTGCGGCTTCAGCGCGTTCGGCGCGCGCACCGCGCGGCCCGTCTGCGCATCGATCAGCGCCGCATAGCCGCGCTCGAGCGTGCGCTGCGGGCTCAGCACCTCGAGCCGCGCGGCACAGGCTGACACACGCGCCGTGTCGCGTTCGTGACGGCGCTGCAACGCGCTGGCCAGACGCTGCGACAGCCCCGCGAGCGCGTGGCGCGCCTGCGACGCATCGGGCCGCGCGCGCTGCCAGCGCAACTGCGCGAGCGCGAAACGCGCACGGGCATCGCGCACCGGCCGCGACGCCGCCGACGCCAGCCGCGCTGCGAGCTGCTGGACGTGCGTGCGTTGCCGCTGCAGCCGCTCGGCCGGACTCACGAGCCGGCGCGCGAGCCAGTCGAGCTGCTGCGCGCGCTGTTCGAGCCGGCGCGCCATGCCGCGTGCGAGCGCGCGCTGGCGTTCGTCGACCTCGCGCAGCAGCAGCGCGCGCTGCGGGCTCGCGAGTTCGGCCGCGCCGGTCGGCGTCGGCGCGCGCAGGTCGGCCGCGAAATCGGCGATCGTGAAATCGGTTTCGTGCCCGACGCCGCTGACGACCGGCAGCTCGCTCGCCGCGATCGCGCGCGCCAGCGCTTCGTCGTTGAACGACCACAGATCTTCGATCGAGCCGCCGCCGCGACAGACCAGCAGCACGTCGACCTCGCGCCGCGCATTCGCGGTCGCCACGGCCGCGACGAGCTTTTCGGCGGAGCCGGCGCCCTGCACGGGGGCCGGATAGACGATCACCGGGATATGCGGCGCGCGCCGGGCGAGCGTGGTCAGCACGTCGCGCAGCGCGGCGGCCTGCAGCGACGTGACGATGCCGATCGCGCGCGGGTGCGCCGGCAACGGCCGCTTGCGCTCGGGAGCGAACAGGCCCTCGGCCTCGAGCTGCGCCTTCAGCCGCAGGAATGCCTCGTACAGGCGCCCCTGCCCGGTGCGCCGCACGGCTTCGACGTTGAGCTGCACTTCGCCGCGCGGCTCGTACATCGTGACGACCGCGCGCACCTCGATGCGGTCGCCTTCGCGCGGCGTGAATTCCGCGTACTGGGCGCGGCCGCGGAACATCACGCAGCGCATCTGCGCCTGCTGGTCCTTGATCGAGAAATACCAGTGGCCGCTCGCGGCGCGTGTGAAATTCGACACTTCGCCGGAAATCCACAGCAGCGGAAACGAGCGCTCGAGCATCGTCGAAATCGCACGATTGAGCGCCGAAACGGGAATCACTTCGTCGCCGCCGCGCGTGGCGCCGGGGGCGGAAAAAGGGGAATCGGAAAGCATGGGCGGTCGGATGAATGCTGGCGGCGTCACGATAGTCCGACACGCGCGCGGCGTCCAGCGCCGCCGTATTCGCCGCCGCGCACGGAAGGTGTCCACACTCTGGCATTCGTCCGCGTAAAACGCTCGGAAACCGCTAAAAAAACCAGACGATTCTCGGTAACACCTTGATTTTTCTAATTTTTTAAACCTTTCAGAATGATTCTCATCCGATTCGAGGCCCGCCGGACGGGCGTTTGAGGCAATCGACCGGGGAGTTCTTCACAGAGTTATCCACAGGGCGTCGCGATCCGGCCCCACGCGCTGCGGCGGCCGGTCGCGCTTGCCGCGCCGGCGTGCGGCGCGCTAGAGTGCCGCCTTCCACGGACCCTGCGGCATGCGCCGCCCAACGGAGAATCCGCCTTGACGAATCCGTCCCTCGCCGCGGCGCACGACGCGCCGCGCCCGGCCCGATGAGCGCGCCCGGCGGCCCGCTCGCGCGACTCGAAGCGCGCCTGACACGCGAATGGCAGCGGCGCGGCGCGCTCGCGTGGGCGCTCACGCCGTTCGCCTGCGTGTTCGGCCTGTGCGCGGCGCTGCGGCGCACTGCTTACGCGCAGGGCTGGAAGCAGCCGGTGGACGTCGGCGTGCCGGTGGTCGTGGTCGGCAACGTGACCGTCGGCGGCACCGGCAAGACACCGACCGTGATCGCGCTCGTCGACGCGCTGCGCGCGGCCGGCTTCACGCCCGGCGTCGTGTCGCGCGGCTACGGCGCGAACGTGAAGGCGCCGACCGCCGTCACGCCGGCGTCGCGCGCAGGTGCGGCCGGCGACGAACCGCTGCTGATCGCGCGCCGCACCGGCGCGCCCGTGTGGGTGTGCCCCGACCGCGTCGCGGCCGCGCAGGCGCTGCGCGCCGCGCATCCGGACGTCGACGTGATCGTCAGCGACGACGGCCTGCAGCACTACCGCCTCGCGCGCACCGTCGAGCTGGTCGTATTCGACCACCGGCTCGGCGGCAACGGCTTCCTGCTGCCGGCCGGCCCGCTGCGCGAGCCGCTGTCGCGGCACCGCGACGCGACGCTCGTCAACGATCCGTACAGCGGCGCGCTGCCGCCGTGGCCCGACACCTACGCGCTCGCGCTGACGCCGGGCGCCGCTTGGCACCTCGACCAGCCCGCGCTGCGCCGCCCGCTGTCGCAATTCGCGAACGAACGCGTGCTCGCCGCGGCCGGCATCGGCGCGCCGGAACGCTTCTTCGCGACGCTGCGCGCGGCCGGTCTCGCGCCGGCCACCCGCGCGCTGCCTGACCATTACGCGTTCGCCGACAATCCATTCGTCGACGATGCCGTCGATGCGATCCTGATCACCGAGAAGGATGCAGTAAAATTGGGCGCTTCCTGGCGCGACGCCCGACTGTGGGTGGTCCCCGTCGAAGCCGCGCTCGACCCTCGCCTCATTGCCCTCGTTGTGGAGAAACTCCGTGGACGCTCGCCTGCTTGAAATCATTGTGTGCCCTATCTGCAAAGGCCCGCTCCACTACGACCGTGCCGCGCAGGAGCTGATCTGCAACGCGGACAAGCTCGCGTACCCGATCCGCGACGGCATCCCCGTGATGCTGGTCGACGAAGCGCGCCAGACCGTCGAAGGCACGCCGGTCGATCCGGCCGGCCGCTGAACCGCCGCGCCGCTCGCCCGGCGCCCGGTGCCCGGTGCCCCGATTCGACACCGTGACGGCCCGGCCCCGGCCGGGTCGCCGCACTCCGCCGGGCGACCGGCTTCCGGCGTCGCCCGCCCCGTCCTTCCCAGCGCTCCCCGATGACTCACCCGCAACCCTTCATCGCCGTCATTCCCGCCCGGCTCGCGTCGACGCGGCTCCCGAACAAGCCGCTCGCCGATCTCGGCGGCAAGCCGATGGTCGTGCGTGTCGCCGAGCGCGCGCGCGAAGCGGGCGCGCAACAGGTGCTCGTCGCGTCCGACGCGCAGAGCGTGCTCGACGCGGCGCGCGATCACGGCTTCGAAGCGGTGCTCACGCGCGCCGACCATCCGTCCGGCACTGACCGGCTCGCGGAAGTCGCGGCGGCCTTCGGCTGGCGCGACGACACTGTCGTCGTCAACGTGCAGGGCGACGAGCCGCTGATCGACCCCGTGCTCGTGCGCGACGTAGCGTCGCACCTGGCCGCGCATCCGGCGTGCGCGATCGCGACCGCCGCTCACCCGATCCACGACGCGGCCGACGTGTTCAATCCGAACGTCGTGAAGGTCGCGCTCGACGCGCAGAGCGTCGCGCTGTACTTCTCGCGCGCGCCGATTCCGTGGAGCCGCGACGCGTACCAGCCGCACTGGCCCGACGTCGCGGCCATGCCTGGACCGGCTTTCCCGGTCTATCGGCACATCGGCCTCTATGCGTATCGCGCGCGTTTCCTGCGCACCTATCCGTCGCTCGCGCAGGCGCCGATCGAACAGGCCGAGCAGCTCGAACAGTTGCGCGCGCTGTGGCACGGCGAGCGCATCGCGGTGCTGATCACCGAATCCGCGCCCGAAGCCGGCATCGATACGCCGGCCGATCTCGCGCGCGTGCAGGCCCTTTTTCAGCCGGGTTCAAAATAACCCGTGGCATAATCAGGCGATTGTGCGAGCCGTCCGCGACCAGCGCGTCCTCGCTTGACCCCGCCCGTGGCCCTGCCGGCAGCCGCGCGTCGCCCTGGCCGACGCGCCGCATCAGACCGGTCCGCCACGCGCCGGGCGAGCCCCGCGCCCGCTGTCGCCGACGCCTTTGTGTCTCGCCACACGAATCTACATACTTGGAGATATCACCATGCGTTTGATCCTGTTGGGCGCGCCCGGCGCGGGAAAGGGCACCCAGGCAAACTTCATCAAGGAAAAATTCGGCATTCCGCAAATCTCGACGGGCGACATGCTGCGCGCGGCCGTCAAGGCCGGCACACCGCTCGGCGTCGAGGCGAAGGGTTACATGGATGCCGGCAAGCTCGTGCCGGACGCGCTGATCATCGGCCTGGTCAAGGAGCGCCTGAAGGAATCCGACTGCGCGAACGGCTATCTGTTCGACGGCTTCCCGCGCACGATCGCGCAGGCTGACGCAATGAAGGAAGCCGGCGTCGCGATCGACTACGTGCTCGAGATCGACGTCCCGTTCTCGGAAATCATCGAGCGCATGAGCGGCCGCCGCACGCATCCTGCATCGGGCCGCACGTACCACGTCAAGTTCAACCCGCCGAAGGTCGAAGGTCACGACGACGTGACGGGCGAACCGCTGATCCAGCGCGACGACGACAAGGAAGAAACTGTCAAAAAGCGTCTCGAAGTGTACGAAGCTCAGACCAAGCCGCTGATCACGTACTACGGCGACTGGGCGCAGCGCGGCGAGGAAAACGGTCTGAAGGCGCCGCAGTATCGCAAGATCTCGGGCCTGGGCACCGTCGACGAAATCCGCGAGCGCGCGTTCGACGCACTGAAGTAAGCAGCGCGTCGCGCACCGCAAGCCGCCCGGTCCGGGCGGCTTTTTTTCGCTTGTCGCGATTTGCACGCCCCTGTGGCACGCGCGCAAGAAAAACGCCCGCGATGCGGGCGTTTTTTCCATGTACAAGAAGCAGCGCGCTGGCGGCTCAATCCTCGCCGTCGCGCTGCATCCGTTGCCGCAATTCGCTGACCTGCGACTCGACGACGGTCGCGTCTTCCGCCTCGGGCCGCTCGCCGAGATACTGCTCGAGATCCTCGAGCGCGGGGCGCAGGTAGTCGAGCCGCGCATACGCGAAGCCGCGGTCGCGCACCTCGTCGAGCTGCTCGGGCAGCAGGATCACGAGCCGCTGCTGCACCGCGAGCAGCCGCTGCCAGCGCTCCGTCTGCAGATAGATCGTCTTCAGGTTGCGCAGCATCCGCGCGATGATCTCGCGGCTCGTCGCGGGCTGCAGCAGCGCGCGCAACGCGCTGTCGACCGCTCCCGCCGCCCGCGCGACGTACGGCTCGAGCATCTCGACCATCTCGGCTTCGGACAGCGAATGGCCGTTGGTCGGATCGATGATCAGGTCGCCATCCGGCAGCGTCACGCGCAGCAGGAAATGGCCGGGGAACGATACGCCGCGCGCCGGCACGCCGATCTGCTCGGCGAGCTCCAGGTACAGCACCGACAGCGAGATCGGAATCCCGCGCCGCCGCTTCAGCACGGCATTCAGGTGGCTGTTATCGGGGTCGTAGTAATCGTTGTGATTGCACGCGAAGCCGAGCTCGCGAAAGAAGAAGTCGTTCAGCGCGGCGACGCGGCCCTTCAGGTCCGTATCGTCGGCGAGCCGCCGGCGCAGCCGCGCCGCCAGCATGTCGAGTTCGGCCAGCGTGCCCTGCAGGTCGAGGTCGGGATACGCGTCCTGCGCCAGCGACAGCGCGGCTTCCGTGACGGGCAGACTGTCGTCGTCCGCCACGAGCGTGCTGAAGTAGTCGAGGACGCGGGTCATTGCGGTCGTCACT
This DNA window, taken from Burkholderia cenocepacia, encodes the following:
- the sodB gene encoding superoxide dismutase [Fe], whose amino-acid sequence is MAHTLPPLPYAEDALAPTISLETIQYHYGKHHQAYVTNLNNLIPGTEFENLPLEEIVKKSSGGIFNNAAQVWNHTFFWNSLSPNGGGAPTGALGDAINAKWGSYDAFKEAFTKAAVGTFGSGWAWLVKKADGSLDIVSTSNAATPLTTADKALLTIDVWEHAYYIDYRNARPKFVEAYWNIVNWDFAAKNFA
- a CDS encoding Trm112 family protein, which produces MDARLLEIIVCPICKGPLHYDRAAQELICNADKLAYPIRDGIPVMLVDEARQTVEGTPVDPAGR
- a CDS encoding SirB1 family protein translates to MTRVLDYFSTLVADDDSLPVTEAALSLAQDAYPDLDLQGTLAELDMLAARLRRRLADDTDLKGRVAALNDFFFRELGFACNHNDYYDPDNSHLNAVLKRRRGIPISLSVLYLELAEQIGVPARGVSFPGHFLLRVTLPDGDLIIDPTNGHSLSEAEMVEMLEPYVARAAGAVDSALRALLQPATSREIIARMLRNLKTIYLQTERWQRLLAVQQRLVILLPEQLDEVRDRGFAYARLDYLRPALEDLEQYLGERPEAEDATVVESQVSELRQRMQRDGED
- the kdsB gene encoding 3-deoxy-manno-octulosonate cytidylyltransferase, with protein sequence MTHPQPFIAVIPARLASTRLPNKPLADLGGKPMVVRVAERAREAGAQQVLVASDAQSVLDAARDHGFEAVLTRADHPSGTDRLAEVAAAFGWRDDTVVVNVQGDEPLIDPVLVRDVASHLAAHPACAIATAAHPIHDAADVFNPNVVKVALDAQSVALYFSRAPIPWSRDAYQPHWPDVAAMPGPAFPVYRHIGLYAYRARFLRTYPSLAQAPIEQAEQLEQLRALWHGERIAVLITESAPEAGIDTPADLARVQALFQPGSK
- the adk gene encoding adenylate kinase; this encodes MRLILLGAPGAGKGTQANFIKEKFGIPQISTGDMLRAAVKAGTPLGVEAKGYMDAGKLVPDALIIGLVKERLKESDCANGYLFDGFPRTIAQADAMKEAGVAIDYVLEIDVPFSEIIERMSGRRTHPASGRTYHVKFNPPKVEGHDDVTGEPLIQRDDDKEETVKKRLEVYEAQTKPLITYYGDWAQRGEENGLKAPQYRKISGLGTVDEIRERAFDALK
- the lpxK gene encoding tetraacyldisaccharide 4'-kinase; this translates as MSAPGGPLARLEARLTREWQRRGALAWALTPFACVFGLCAALRRTAYAQGWKQPVDVGVPVVVVGNVTVGGTGKTPTVIALVDALRAAGFTPGVVSRGYGANVKAPTAVTPASRAGAAGDEPLLIARRTGAPVWVCPDRVAAAQALRAAHPDVDVIVSDDGLQHYRLARTVELVVFDHRLGGNGFLLPAGPLREPLSRHRDATLVNDPYSGALPPWPDTYALALTPGAAWHLDQPALRRPLSQFANERVLAAAGIGAPERFFATLRAAGLAPATRALPDHYAFADNPFVDDAVDAILITEKDAVKLGASWRDARLWVVPVEAALDPRLIALVVEKLRGRSPA
- the xseA gene encoding exodeoxyribonuclease VII large subunit codes for the protein MLSDSPFSAPGATRGGDEVIPVSALNRAISTMLERSFPLLWISGEVSNFTRAASGHWYFSIKDQQAQMRCVMFRGRAQYAEFTPREGDRIEVRAVVTMYEPRGEVQLNVEAVRRTGQGRLYEAFLRLKAQLEAEGLFAPERKRPLPAHPRAIGIVTSLQAAALRDVLTTLARRAPHIPVIVYPAPVQGAGSAEKLVAAVATANARREVDVLLVCRGGGSIEDLWSFNDEALARAIAASELPVVSGVGHETDFTIADFAADLRAPTPTGAAELASPQRALLLREVDERQRALARGMARRLEQRAQQLDWLARRLVSPAERLQRQRTHVQQLAARLASAASRPVRDARARFALAQLRWQRARPDASQARHALAGLSQRLASALQRRHERDTARVSACAARLEVLSPQRTLERGYAALIDAQTGRAVRAPNALKPQRRLTVHLAEGSADVSLADVQPRLTDTI
- the chrA gene encoding chromate efflux transporter; this encodes MNTSTLPAPARHPWPVFIAFLRLGLTSFGGPVAHLGYFRAEFVTRRGWLTERTYADLVGLCQFLPGPASSQVGMAIGLARAGYAGMFAAWLGFTLPSALLMMLFALGVHATGAPIEAGALHGLRIVSVAVIAQAVWGMARTLCPDARRVTLMAAAACVALLAPAAWTQVAVIVVAGAAGLVLLPQPARDAHEPLPLHVSSRAGVLWLLLFAALLVALPFAARALRSDTLAVVDAFFRTGALVFGGGHVVLPLLQAAVVAPGWVGDSAFLAGYGVAQAVPGPLFTFSAFLGASLRDAPNGWLGGTIALVSIFAPSFLLIAGTAPFWERLRRSAHMQAALAGVNAAVVGLLLAALYHPVWTDTIVAPRDLAAALVAFVALVFWRVPPWAVVIASAALGWLLGIAG
- a CDS encoding Crp/Fnr family transcriptional regulator; the encoded protein is MPSSLAPYLPQIEANPWFAGLPPALRADLIARATLRRLPSGHALFRRGDPPCGLYAVLAGSLTIGAVDPQGKEALLTVAEPVTWFGEIALFDGQPRTHDAIALDDALLLHVPQAALLAILDTTPQYWRQFALLMAQKLRLSFLTVESMSVMPAAQRLAARLLMIAEGYGGISAGRTHIRLSQETLASMLSLTRQTTNQLLKALQADGVVRLHVGEIELVDIDALRRASGLGDGAS